A single window of Bordetella genomosp. 11 DNA harbors:
- the ispF gene encoding 2-C-methyl-D-erythritol 2,4-cyclodiphosphate synthase — MNIPFRVGQGFDVHALAVGRPLVIGGVTIPHTHGLQGHSDADVLLHAITDAVLGGAALGDIGRHFPDTDPAYRGADSRVLLRAAMAKVKEAGWTVVNIDATVHAQAPKIGPHAAAMVGNIAADLGLDQSAVNIKAKTSEGLGYLGRKEGIAATVVALLARDATA; from the coding sequence GTGAATATTCCCTTCCGCGTAGGGCAGGGTTTCGATGTCCACGCATTGGCGGTGGGCCGTCCGCTGGTCATCGGTGGCGTCACCATTCCGCATACCCATGGGCTGCAAGGGCATTCCGATGCGGACGTCCTGCTGCATGCCATCACCGACGCGGTACTGGGCGGCGCCGCGCTGGGCGATATCGGCCGGCATTTCCCGGACACGGACCCGGCCTATCGCGGCGCCGATAGCCGCGTGCTGTTGCGCGCGGCCATGGCGAAGGTGAAAGAGGCGGGCTGGACTGTCGTCAATATCGACGCCACGGTGCATGCGCAGGCGCCGAAGATCGGCCCGCATGCCGCCGCAATGGTGGGCAACATCGCCGCCGACCTGGGCCTGGACCAAAGCGCGGTCAACATCAAGGCCAAGACCAGCGAGGGGCTGGGCTACCTTGGCCGCAAGGAGGGCATCGCGGCCACGGTAGTAGCCCTGCTGGCACGCGACGCCACGGCCTAG
- the risA gene encoding response regulator transcription factor RisA translates to MNTQNTTPTRKVLVVDDDPRLRDLLRRYLSEQGFNVFVAEDAKEMGKLWQREHFDLLVLDLMLPGEDGLSICRRLRGGHDNTPIIMLTAKAEEIDRIVGLEMGADDYLSKPFNPRELLARINAILRRRGTEEHPGAPSQENESIAFGPYVLNLSTRTLTRNNEQVPITTGEFSVLKVFARHPKIPLSRDKLMELARGREYEAFDRSLDVQISRLRKLIEPNPSKPVFIQTVWGLGYVFVPDGGS, encoded by the coding sequence ATGAATACGCAAAACACCACTCCGACGCGAAAAGTCCTCGTTGTCGACGACGATCCCCGCCTGCGCGACCTGCTACGGCGGTATCTCTCGGAACAGGGCTTCAATGTCTTCGTCGCCGAAGATGCCAAGGAAATGGGCAAGCTGTGGCAGCGGGAGCATTTCGACCTCCTGGTGCTCGACCTGATGCTGCCCGGCGAAGACGGGCTGTCCATCTGCCGTCGCCTGCGTGGTGGGCACGACAACACGCCTATTATCATGCTGACCGCCAAGGCCGAGGAAATCGACCGCATTGTCGGCCTGGAGATGGGCGCGGACGACTACCTGTCCAAGCCTTTCAATCCGCGCGAACTGCTGGCCCGCATCAACGCGATCCTGCGCCGCCGCGGCACGGAAGAACATCCGGGCGCGCCCAGCCAGGAAAACGAATCGATCGCCTTCGGCCCCTATGTGCTGAACCTGTCGACCCGCACCCTGACCCGCAACAACGAACAGGTGCCGATCACGACGGGCGAGTTCTCGGTGCTGAAGGTGTTCGCCCGCCACCCCAAGATTCCTCTGTCGCGCGACAAGCTCATGGAGCTGGCGCGCGGCCGTGAATACGAAGCTTTCGATCGCAGCCTGGACGTGCAGATTTCGCGCCTGCGCAAGCTGATCGAACCGAACCCCTCCAAGCCGGTGTTCATCCAGACAGTATGGGGACTCGGCTACGTCTTCGTGCCGGACGGTGGGAGCTGA
- a CDS encoding carboxymuconolactone decarboxylase family protein, translated as MEFIQTIKDSVPDWAKDIRLNLDGVIARSTLPAEDAVGAALAAAFASRSPFLIEAFKKGLSETDANAALTAAALMGMNNVWYPYVEMAEDAQLKSLPAQLRMNAYSTSGGVDKKRFELFALSASIVGKCHFCVQSHYALLKKEGYTVEQLRDVGRIAAVVNAAALVLTAQGK; from the coding sequence ATGGAATTTATCCAAACCATTAAGGACTCAGTGCCGGATTGGGCCAAGGATATCCGGCTGAACCTGGACGGCGTGATCGCGCGCTCCACGTTGCCCGCGGAAGACGCGGTGGGCGCCGCGCTGGCGGCGGCCTTTGCGTCGCGCAGTCCCTTCCTGATCGAAGCCTTCAAGAAAGGCCTGTCGGAAACCGACGCCAACGCCGCCCTGACGGCGGCCGCGCTGATGGGCATGAACAACGTATGGTATCCGTACGTCGAGATGGCGGAAGATGCCCAGCTGAAGAGCCTGCCCGCGCAACTGCGCATGAATGCCTACTCGACCAGCGGCGGTGTGGACAAGAAGCGATTCGAGCTGTTCGCTTTGTCGGCCTCTATCGTCGGCAAATGCCATTTCTGCGTGCAGTCGCACTACGCCTTGCTGAAAAAAGAAGGCTACACCGTCGAGCAGTTGCGCGACGTCGGCCGCATCGCCGCCGTGGTGAACGCGGCCGCGCTGGTGCTGACCGCGCAAGGCAAGTAA
- the lplT gene encoding lysophospholipid transporter LplT produces MKRGFFLVMAAQALSSLADNALFIAAIALIQELRGPDWMAPIMKWSFALAYVLLAAFVGAIADSYPKGRVMFATNALKVGGCLLMFSYASLGISHAHQTYLVCLAYAMVGVGAAAYSPAKYGIVTEMLPPELLVKGNSWIEGLTVISIILGTVLGGALISPDISGLILHHPWSSKLVHTPAEAAILVIAGVYLLASACNLLIPKTHVRYPPQQKNPIRLISIFGGYVRVLWHDKLGQISLAVTTLFWGAGATLQLIVIEWGRSQLGYRLDQASILMGIAAVGTVIGSILAGRIPLRKALSVLPVGAAMGLVVLLMPLVHHTWHVYLLLLVVGGLAGFFVVPMNALLQHRGHVLLSAGHSIAVQNFNEQLNILLMVAIYTLLLWLNLPIGIIIVIFGSIVAILMLIFMRWSRRNMEDSPDLIGQIGQEGHGKALEGRAH; encoded by the coding sequence TTGAAACGCGGTTTCTTTCTGGTCATGGCGGCGCAGGCCCTGTCCTCGCTCGCGGACAATGCGCTCTTCATTGCGGCGATTGCCCTCATCCAGGAATTGCGCGGTCCGGACTGGATGGCGCCGATCATGAAGTGGTCGTTCGCGTTGGCCTATGTGCTGCTGGCAGCCTTCGTGGGCGCCATCGCGGACTCCTACCCCAAGGGCCGCGTCATGTTCGCCACCAATGCCCTCAAGGTAGGCGGCTGTCTGCTGATGTTCTCCTATGCCAGCCTGGGGATCTCGCACGCCCACCAAACCTATCTGGTCTGCCTGGCCTACGCCATGGTGGGCGTGGGGGCGGCGGCCTATTCGCCCGCCAAATACGGCATCGTGACGGAAATGCTGCCGCCCGAACTGCTGGTCAAGGGCAATAGCTGGATCGAAGGGCTGACCGTTATTTCCATCATCCTGGGCACGGTGCTGGGCGGGGCCCTGATCTCGCCCGACATTTCGGGCCTCATCCTGCACCACCCCTGGAGCAGCAAGCTGGTGCACACGCCCGCGGAGGCCGCCATCCTCGTCATCGCCGGCGTCTATCTGCTGGCCTCGGCCTGCAACCTGCTGATTCCCAAGACCCACGTTCGCTACCCGCCGCAGCAGAAGAACCCCATCCGGCTCATTTCCATTTTCGGCGGCTACGTCCGCGTGCTTTGGCACGACAAGCTGGGGCAGATATCGCTGGCCGTGACCACCCTGTTCTGGGGCGCCGGGGCTACCCTGCAGCTGATCGTCATCGAGTGGGGCCGCAGCCAACTGGGCTACCGGCTGGACCAGGCGTCCATCCTGATGGGCATCGCCGCGGTGGGCACGGTCATCGGGTCCATCCTGGCCGGCCGCATTCCCCTGCGCAAGGCACTGAGCGTACTGCCGGTCGGCGCCGCCATGGGGCTGGTCGTACTCCTGATGCCGCTGGTGCACCACACATGGCACGTCTATCTGCTGTTGCTGGTGGTGGGCGGCCTGGCCGGATTCTTTGTCGTGCCGATGAACGCCCTGCTGCAGCATCGCGGACATGTCCTGCTGTCCGCGGGCCACTCCATCGCCGTGCAGAACTTCAATGAGCAGCTCAACATCCTGCTCATGGTGGCCATCTACACGCTGCTGCTGTGGCTGAACCTGCCGATCGGCATCATCATCGTGATCTTCGGCTCCATCGTCGCCATCCTGATGCTGATATTCATGCGCTGGAGCCGCCGCAACATGGAGGACAGCCCGGATCTGATCGGCCAGATCGGCCAGGAAGGCCACGGCAAGGCCCTGGAAGGCCGCGCCCACTAG
- the tsaB gene encoding tRNA (adenosine(37)-N6)-threonylcarbamoyltransferase complex dimerization subunit type 1 TsaB — protein MKPTLLALETSSSRCSVALLRDDADGAAIATLEHEGAQEHAERLLPMARELLRDAGIGPEGIQAVAFGQGPGGFTGLRVACGVAQGIAMAHDLPVVPIVSHMAVAAQVPARPDQAVIVALDARMEEVYLAVYRRAQGAADDTGWEVLQAPLLIAATEVVPWIEGHLDEWRARTGLALAPVLAGDAWDAYARQMTPHADWTRYDARRPHARDIARLALQAWRRGETVPPELAMPLYVRDRVAYTTAERLAGQGGNPKATPALETAAPAPMSQLPAAASGPAAAVPVEAVAAADPGQAAAGPESIAATPRGDGLPVEMSPMTVLDLDDMERIEASVQAFPWTRRNFADALAAGYDTCVLRRAGRMLGFAILMHAPDVSHLLVVAIDKTLHRQGLGSRLIAWCVQRARDRGIGGVLLEVRPSNAGAVAFYEHHGFRRVGLRRGYYPAGRGRREDALVMQKPVPIDEAGHG, from the coding sequence ATGAAACCGACTTTATTGGCGCTTGAAACGTCATCCTCACGCTGCAGCGTCGCGCTGCTGCGCGACGACGCGGACGGCGCGGCCATCGCCACGCTGGAGCACGAAGGGGCCCAGGAACATGCCGAGCGGCTGCTGCCCATGGCGCGCGAGCTGTTGCGCGACGCCGGCATCGGCCCGGAGGGCATCCAGGCAGTTGCCTTCGGCCAGGGCCCGGGCGGCTTCACCGGCCTGAGGGTGGCGTGCGGCGTGGCGCAGGGCATCGCCATGGCCCACGACCTGCCTGTCGTTCCCATCGTTTCGCATATGGCGGTCGCGGCCCAGGTGCCGGCACGACCGGACCAGGCCGTCATCGTGGCCCTGGACGCCCGCATGGAAGAGGTCTATTTGGCTGTGTACCGCCGTGCGCAGGGGGCGGCGGACGATACGGGCTGGGAGGTCCTGCAGGCACCCCTATTGATCGCCGCCACCGAAGTCGTGCCCTGGATTGAAGGCCATCTGGACGAATGGCGGGCGCGTACCGGGTTGGCGCTCGCCCCCGTGCTGGCCGGCGATGCGTGGGACGCGTATGCCCGGCAGATGACACCGCATGCGGATTGGACCCGCTACGACGCCAGGCGCCCGCACGCGCGGGATATCGCCCGGCTGGCATTGCAGGCCTGGCGTCGCGGCGAAACCGTACCGCCGGAGCTAGCCATGCCCCTGTACGTGCGCGACCGGGTCGCCTACACGACGGCGGAGCGGCTGGCGGGGCAGGGTGGCAACCCCAAGGCCACCCCCGCGCTGGAGACGGCCGCCCCCGCGCCGATGAGCCAGCTTCCCGCCGCCGCGTCAGGGCCGGCGGCCGCGGTGCCGGTCGAGGCCGTTGCCGCCGCCGACCCGGGACAGGCAGCCGCCGGCCCCGAGTCGATCGCGGCCACACCGCGCGGGGATGGCCTGCCGGTGGAAATGTCGCCGATGACCGTGCTGGATCTGGACGATATGGAGCGCATCGAGGCCTCCGTCCAGGCCTTCCCCTGGACTCGCCGCAATTTCGCCGATGCGCTGGCGGCGGGCTACGACACCTGCGTGTTGCGCCGGGCGGGCCGCATGTTGGGATTCGCCATCCTGATGCACGCGCCGGACGTGTCGCATCTACTGGTGGTGGCTATCGACAAGACCTTGCATCGCCAGGGGCTGGGGTCCAGGCTGATCGCCTGGTGCGTCCAGCGCGCCCGCGATCGTGGCATAGGCGGGGTGCTGCTGGAGGTCCGCCCGTCCAACGCGGGCGCGGTGGCGTTCTATGAGCACCATGGTTTCCGGCGCGTGGGCCTGCGGCGCGGGTATTACCCCGCGGGCCGGGGACGGCGCGAGGATGCGCTGGTCATGCAGAAGCCGGTTCCCATCGACGAGGCCGGACATGGCTGA
- a CDS encoding peroxiredoxin — MKTVGDKLEPFKVAGVKPGFNHHEENGVSAFEDITESSFPGKWKVIYFYPKDFTFVCPTEIVGFNALAKEFEDRDAVLLGGSTDNEFVKLAWRREHPDLNKLGHYQFGDTTGALVDQLGVREKSAGVALRATFIVDPDNVIQHVSVNNLNVGRNPEEVLRLLDGLQTDELCPCNRKVGGDTL; from the coding sequence ATGAAAACTGTTGGCGACAAACTCGAGCCTTTCAAGGTTGCCGGCGTCAAGCCCGGCTTCAACCACCACGAAGAAAACGGCGTGTCCGCCTTTGAGGACATCACCGAAAGCTCGTTCCCTGGCAAGTGGAAGGTGATCTATTTCTATCCGAAGGACTTCACCTTCGTGTGCCCGACCGAAATCGTCGGCTTCAACGCCCTGGCCAAGGAATTCGAAGACCGTGACGCCGTCCTGCTGGGCGGTTCGACCGACAACGAATTCGTCAAGCTGGCCTGGCGCCGCGAGCACCCGGACCTGAACAAGCTGGGCCACTACCAGTTCGGCGACACCACGGGCGCCCTGGTCGACCAGCTGGGCGTACGTGAAAAGTCCGCCGGCGTGGCTCTGCGCGCCACCTTCATCGTCGATCCGGACAACGTGATCCAACACGTTTCGGTGAACAACCTGAACGTCGGCCGCAATCCGGAGGAAGTCCTCCGCCTGCTCGACGGCCTGCAAACCGACGAGCTGTGCCCGTGCAACCGTAAGGTTGGCGGCGACACGCTGTAA
- a CDS encoding uracil-DNA glycosylase, with product MAEATGVPAKAPVLNPLQRAWLREIGMEKVWLRQEAPQPAATAAGDAAAASAPAARAQSAAQGRAGAVAPDTAPGGAIAPPAPGAPAAASIPGAASSVDTAAGVDTASGSMPASDVQPSSGGQPASRPGAPARRPVIGPRPAPSSTPAARSAMETPPQPAPTAESLAMLDMATLRERVLECTACGLCRGRRQAVFGMGPEQARWLVVGEAPGEQEDRQGLPFVGRSGQLLDAMLAAVGMSRDRDVYIANVIKCRPPGNRNPKPEEIAACRPYLMRQIALLKPERILVLGRFAAQTLLETDAAIGSLRGRVHVLKTPDGEIPMVVSYHPAYLLRSPVEKARAWQDLRLAAGLALP from the coding sequence ATGGCTGAGGCGACCGGCGTCCCGGCGAAGGCCCCGGTGCTCAACCCGCTGCAGCGGGCGTGGCTGCGCGAGATCGGCATGGAGAAAGTATGGCTGCGGCAGGAAGCGCCACAGCCCGCCGCGACTGCCGCCGGCGATGCCGCCGCGGCGTCGGCCCCCGCAGCCCGGGCGCAGTCCGCGGCCCAGGGCCGGGCCGGGGCGGTCGCGCCAGATACGGCGCCGGGTGGGGCCATCGCGCCGCCAGCGCCCGGGGCGCCCGCCGCGGCATCCATCCCAGGGGCGGCATCCTCCGTGGATACCGCCGCAGGCGTGGATACGGCTTCCGGAAGCATGCCGGCGTCCGATGTACAGCCGTCATCCGGCGGGCAGCCGGCGTCCCGGCCCGGCGCGCCGGCGCGGCGTCCAGTCATTGGGCCGCGCCCCGCGCCGTCCTCGACTCCCGCCGCGCGTTCGGCCATGGAGACGCCGCCGCAGCCCGCACCGACGGCCGAATCGCTGGCAATGCTGGACATGGCCACCCTGCGTGAGCGCGTGCTCGAATGCACGGCTTGCGGCCTGTGCCGTGGGCGCCGGCAGGCCGTGTTCGGCATGGGGCCGGAGCAGGCCCGCTGGCTGGTGGTCGGCGAGGCGCCGGGCGAACAGGAAGATCGCCAGGGCCTGCCTTTCGTCGGCCGTTCCGGCCAACTGCTGGATGCCATGCTGGCGGCCGTCGGCATGAGCCGCGATCGCGACGTCTATATCGCCAATGTCATCAAGTGCCGGCCGCCGGGCAATCGCAATCCCAAGCCGGAAGAGATCGCCGCCTGCCGTCCCTACCTGATGCGCCAGATCGCGCTGCTCAAGCCGGAACGCATACTGGTGCTGGGCCGGTTCGCCGCGCAGACGCTGCTGGAAACCGACGCGGCCATCGGCAGCCTGCGCGGTCGCGTCCATGTCCTGAAAACGCCGGATGGCGAGATACCCATGGTGGTCAGCTACCATCCGGCCTATCTGCTGCGCAGCCCGGTCGAAAAGGCGCGCGCGTGGCAGGATCTTCGTCTGGCGGCGGGGCTGGCGCTGCCCTAG
- the ispD gene encoding 2-C-methyl-D-erythritol 4-phosphate cytidylyltransferase — protein sequence MSASLIAIVPAAGIGARAVAAGGAGLPKQYYPLAGQPMLRHSVLALLADPRVCQVRVAVSPGDSWVESALAGLPRTVWRECGGPTRAVTVANALGDSGAADDDWILVHDAARPGLTAAALARLIDACLEDTVGGLLALPVRDTVKAGHERVVRTVDRQELWQAQTPQMFRAGLLRRALREAAERGVDVTDEASAIEAAGLAPLLVPGVMRNFKVTWPEDFGLMEKWL from the coding sequence ATGTCCGCCTCTCTTATCGCGATCGTTCCCGCGGCCGGCATCGGCGCCCGTGCCGTGGCCGCCGGCGGCGCCGGTCTTCCCAAGCAGTATTACCCCCTGGCTGGGCAGCCCATGCTGCGGCATTCGGTGCTCGCGCTGCTGGCGGATCCGCGGGTGTGCCAGGTGCGTGTTGCCGTGTCGCCGGGCGATAGCTGGGTGGAATCCGCGCTGGCCGGGTTGCCGCGCACCGTATGGCGCGAATGCGGCGGTCCCACGCGCGCGGTCACCGTGGCCAACGCCCTGGGCGATAGCGGAGCGGCCGACGACGACTGGATATTGGTTCACGACGCCGCGCGCCCCGGCCTGACGGCCGCCGCGCTGGCGCGGCTGATCGACGCGTGCCTGGAAGATACCGTGGGCGGCCTGCTGGCGCTGCCGGTACGCGACACGGTCAAGGCCGGGCACGAGCGCGTCGTGCGCACGGTGGATCGGCAGGAGCTCTGGCAGGCGCAGACACCGCAGATGTTTCGCGCGGGGCTGCTGCGGCGGGCGTTGCGCGAGGCCGCAGAGCGCGGCGTCGACGTCACCGACGAGGCCTCGGCCATCGAAGCCGCCGGCCTTGCGCCGCTGCTGGTGCCGGGCGTCATGCGCAATTTCAAGGTGACCTGGCCGGAGGATTTCGGCCTGATGGAGAAATGGCTGTGA
- the risS gene encoding sensor histidine kinase RisS, translated as MLRFRSALKVMTSRVRLGLFGRTFLLLAALMLVSLGAWLQVFFSMELGPRANQMAQRVITAVNITRTALVYSQADERSKLLLDLATNEGIQVYPRELTDFAEPLPNDDYWQRVADHIRSRFGPETQIAWGVNQVPGFWVSFQIDHDLYWLVFEREQIGLTGGIEWLGWGATALLLSLVGAAVSVGFVNRPLSRLARAAQVLSRGETPAPLPENGPLEIRDLNASFNRMAKDIRQTEADRELMLAGISHDLRTPLARMRLEIEMSGVSEDARQAIDDDLAQIDHSIGQLMEYARPAGTLPQMATDVSGVLGELLDRERSHTASTGGEIEAFITPGLRARITALDLKRIVSNLLENARRYGRSGDGQAHLYMGVQSEGNIIAIEVSDRGPGIAADDVDRLLRPFSRGEAARTGVSGAGLGLAIVERLLKHVGGTLKMLPRPGGGLTARIELPKARLRNYQLDSET; from the coding sequence ATGCTCCGTTTTCGCAGCGCCCTCAAAGTCATGACGTCGCGTGTACGTCTGGGACTGTTCGGCCGTACCTTCCTGCTGCTCGCCGCGCTCATGCTGGTCAGCCTGGGCGCCTGGCTGCAGGTCTTCTTCAGCATGGAGCTGGGCCCCCGCGCCAACCAGATGGCGCAACGGGTGATCACCGCCGTTAACATCACCCGTACCGCCCTGGTCTATTCGCAGGCGGACGAACGCAGCAAGCTGCTGCTGGACCTGGCCACGAACGAAGGCATCCAGGTCTACCCCCGGGAACTCACCGATTTTGCCGAACCCCTGCCCAACGACGACTACTGGCAACGGGTGGCGGACCACATCCGCAGCCGTTTCGGGCCCGAAACGCAGATAGCCTGGGGCGTGAACCAGGTGCCCGGCTTCTGGGTCAGCTTCCAGATCGACCATGACCTGTATTGGCTGGTGTTCGAGCGGGAACAGATCGGCCTGACGGGCGGCATCGAATGGCTGGGATGGGGTGCCACCGCCCTGCTGCTGTCGCTGGTGGGCGCGGCCGTCAGCGTCGGTTTCGTCAACCGGCCGCTGTCCAGGCTGGCGCGCGCCGCGCAGGTACTGTCCCGCGGCGAGACGCCGGCCCCGCTGCCGGAAAACGGGCCGCTGGAAATCCGCGACCTCAATGCCTCGTTCAACCGCATGGCCAAGGACATACGGCAGACGGAGGCGGACCGCGAACTGATGCTGGCGGGGATCTCGCACGACCTGCGCACGCCGCTGGCGCGGATGCGCCTGGAGATCGAAATGAGCGGCGTGTCCGAAGACGCTCGCCAGGCGATCGACGACGATCTCGCACAGATCGACCACAGTATCGGGCAGTTGATGGAATATGCCCGTCCCGCCGGCACCCTGCCCCAGATGGCTACCGACGTCTCGGGGGTACTCGGCGAACTCCTGGATCGCGAGCGCAGCCATACCGCCTCTACCGGCGGCGAAATCGAAGCCTTCATCACGCCCGGCCTGCGCGCCCGCATCACGGCGCTGGACCTCAAGCGTATCGTCAGCAACCTGCTGGAAAACGCCCGCCGCTACGGACGGTCCGGCGACGGCCAGGCCCACTTGTACATGGGCGTGCAATCGGAAGGCAATATCATCGCCATCGAGGTCTCGGACCGGGGTCCCGGCATCGCGGCCGACGACGTGGACCGGCTGCTGCGGCCCTTTTCCCGGGGCGAGGCGGCGCGCACGGGCGTCAGCGGCGCGGGGCTGGGACTGGCCATCGTGGAGCGCCTGCTGAAGCACGTCGGCGGCACCCTGAAGATGCTGCCCCGCCCCGGCGGCGGGCTTACGGCGAGGATAGAATTGCCTAAAGCCCGACTTAGAAATTATCAATTAGACAGCGAAACTTAA